The Candidatus Methylacidiphilales bacterium region TGTGGGGGTGGAACCGTATTCCATTGGGCTTAAGCCTTCAGCAGCAACCGCCCCCATCGCAGCACTGGGAGGCTTCAGTGGTGGCGCTGTAGTCCTGGCCTTTTGTTTCCTTGGGATGGCGGCGGCTGGTGCGCGAGCAATCGAAAGGGCGGGCATCGGCGAGGGGGATGTCGACGAGCGGATCAAGGAAGGTGAAGCAGTCCCCGTAGGGGGTTTTCTTGTACAAGTTGTAGGTTTTGTCGCAAACGGCGTAGCGGACACCGCGCTCCATGCGATGGCCGTCGTCGTCGAGGACTTCCTTGAAGGGCCCCTTGTAGATGACGGCCTGGTTGCGCTCGAAGCAGGGTCCTTGTTTGCCCTTGAAGGCCTCGATGGTCATGGAGCGGAACTCAATGCCCTCCACCGTGCGCCAGGGGGTGGTGTCGAGTTTGAGGATGCGGACGCCGTAGAATCCGGCTGCGGTGAAGGCGTTGAGGAAACCTTCCTCGGTCAGCGCACCCGACAGGCAACCGGACCAAAGTTCGGGGTCCTGTTGGAGTTGCTCGGGCACTTCCTCGTCGCTGACGATGTCGGAAATGACCGCACGGCCCCCGATTTTCAGCACGCGGAAGATTTCCGCGAACAGATCGCGTTTGGAGCGCGAGTCCACCAGGTTGAGGACGCAGTTGGAAACAACGACATCGACGGATTCCGAGGCGACGAGCGGGCGGGTGGCGCGAAGTTCGGCGGCGAGGGCGTCGGCGGCCAGGAAGGCGTCGGCACTGGTGATGGGATTTTTCTTCAATTCGGAGTCCAGCGCCTCGAGGTCGAGGGCCAGGTCCTGGATGCGGCCCTTGCGGAACTCGACGTTGCCGTAACCGATGTTGCGGGCCACGACAGGGGCATTGCGGCGGGCGACCTCGAGCATGTCGTCGGTCATGTCGATGCCGATGACACGCCCCTCGGGGCCGACGACCTGGGAGGCGATGAAACAGATTTTCCCGGTTCCGGAGCCGAGGTCGAGGACGGTTTCACCGCGGCGGAGGTGGCGGCTGGGGTCGCCGCAACCGTAATCGCGCTCGATGACTTCCTGGGGGATGGCAGTGAGGTATTGTTTGTCGTAATCGACCGGGCAGCACAGGGCGGCTTCGGCCTCGCGTGCTCCGGCCGCGTAGCGTTGCTTGACGGCTGTTTCGATGTTCATGGATGTATGTTACGGGGTTGGGATTGGATGGTAAAGCTACCGGATGTCTAGGGTGATTCGTTGAGGGACCAATCGTAGGGTTGGAATCCGATGTGGGTGTCGGTGGGGAGGGGTTTGGGGAGGTGTTGGTTGAGGAAGGTGCGGACGCCCGCCTGGCCTCCGAAATCTGCGGCGTACCAATTGAAAATCTCTGAAAAGAGCCATGGGTTGTCTTTTCCATCGGGACGGGCACCAAGGGGGGAGGCAAGGAAGCGACGGGCGGCATCGTTGAGCTGGGCCTCGATCCGGGCGGGGTCGTAGGGTTCGGCGCGCAGGGGCGGGCAGCTCCGGCTGGCGCAATTGATGGCGAAATGAATCCTGGGATCGCGGAAGGTGGCGAGGAGGTGTTTCTTTTCCAGGTCGTTCAGGCTGACGGGCTGGCCGGCGATTTGGAAACGCGCTTGTGAAAAGAAACCGAAATTGGGGGCGATGTCGCGGACACCGGAGATGGGGTAGGCGGCGAGGATGCCGGAAAGCACATGGATGTTGTAGGCGTTGATGAGGAAGGCCTTGGCGGTGGCGGGATCGCCGGGGACGGGGAGGGTGGCCATGGTCCGGGCGAGGTTGGCCAGGGCCTGGGTGTCCTCGGTGGATTGTTTCCAGGCGCGGTAGCGCACGCCGTCCGGTTTGGCGTATCGGGAGAGGAGGGCTTCATAAGTGCCGGCAGGGGCCGTTGCTGAGGCGGCGGAGACTAGAATGAGGAGGAGGGCGAAGACTTTGGGTGCCATATCCAGGAGCGAAGTGTGA contains the following coding sequences:
- a CDS encoding methyltransferase domain-containing protein; its protein translation is MNIETAVKQRYAAGAREAEAALCCPVDYDKQYLTAIPQEVIERDYGCGDPSRHLRRGETVLDLGSGTGKICFIASQVVGPEGRVIGIDMTDDMLEVARRNAPVVARNIGYGNVEFRKGRIQDLALDLEALDSELKKNPITSADAFLAADALAAELRATRPLVASESVDVVVSNCVLNLVDSRSKRDLFAEIFRVLKIGGRAVISDIVSDEEVPEQLQQDPELWSGCLSGALTEEGFLNAFTAAGFYGVRILKLDTTPWRTVEGIEFRSMTIEAFKGKQGPCFERNQAVIYKGPFKEVLDDDGHRMERGVRYAVCDKTYNLYKKTPYGDCFTFLDPLVDIPLADARPFDCSRTSRRHPKETKGQDYSATTEASQCCDGGGCC
- a CDS encoding DUF547 domain-containing protein, with the protein product MAPKVFALLLILVSAASATAPAGTYEALLSRYAKPDGVRYRAWKQSTEDTQALANLARTMATLPVPGDPATAKAFLINAYNIHVLSGILAAYPISGVRDIAPNFGFFSQARFQIAGQPVSLNDLEKKHLLATFRDPRIHFAINCASRSCPPLRAEPYDPARIEAQLNDAARRFLASPLGARPDGKDNPWLFSEIFNWYAADFGGQAGVRTFLNQHLPKPLPTDTHIGFQPYDWSLNESP